A segment of the Patescibacteria group bacterium genome:
AGAAATGGAGGAAAATAAAATAGAAATTATTTTACCTCTTATATCTAAAAAGAAATTAATTGGTTTGTTGTTTTTAGGAAATAAGATAGATAACGCGTTTTATAGTATTCAGGACATTAATATATTAAAAATAATCGCTAATCAATCAGCGGCAGCTTTAGAAAATGCTTTACTTTATGAAGAAACGCAAAGTTTTAACATAAAAATGAGAGCTGAAATAAAAAGAGCAACAACAGGGTTGCGTCAAGCTAATAAAGAACTCAAGAAACTTGATAAAGTCAAATCAGAATTTATTTCAATCGCTTCCCATCAATTGCGCACTCCAATTACAATTATTAAAGGATATATTTCTATGCTTTTGGAGGGCGATTATGGAAAAATAAATGAAAAAGCAAATAGCACTTTAAAACAGACATACAAGAGCACTGAGCATATGGCAAAATTAGTTGAGGATTTTTTGAACATTTCAAGAATAGAAAGCGGAAAAATTGTTTTTGATTTTAAAAAGGAAAAATTTGATATTATAGTGAACGAAACAGCAGATAGCTTTAAAGAGATTGCTAAAACAAAAAATTTAAAAATAAATACAAATATTCAAAAAAATTTACCAGCCATTTTAGTTGATAAAGTAAAAATAAAAGAGGTTGTTTCAAATTTGATTGATAACGCGATTAAATATACAAAACAAGGAAATATTATTGTTGATTTAAAATTGGTTAAAAATGAAGACAAAAAATTTTTACTTTTGTCAATCACTGACAATGGGATGGGGATTGCCGAAGAAGATATTTCTAATATTTTTAAAAAATTTATTCGCGGGAAAAAGGTTTCTTTGGTGCATACTGAAGGGTTAGGATTAGGGCTTTATTTTTCCAAAAAAGTTATTGAAGCGCATCATGGCAAAATTTGGGTTGAAAGCAGTGGCGTTGAAAAAGGAAGCGTTTTTTATGTAAAATTGCTGGCAAAAAAATAAACAAAATTTTTTAAAAAATAAGAAATTAGAGTATATAGGATAGTTTATTGGATTGTTATAAAATAAGCGCGACCACACATTTTTTACAACAATTGAAAATGTTAAAAATAATGTTTCAAAATTTTATTTTAATATTTCATTCAAAATAATATTTGCAATTTTTGACACGTTTTTGTTTTTATGGTAAATCAAAATCATTAAAAAGATAAAAATTTGTGAAAAGTTATGTTGAATAAAAAAGACAATTTAATTATTTTTGTTTTGTGCCTAATCGTAGTCAGTTTAGGCGTTTTGGTTGTGGTTGGAAAGCCTTTTGATATTAAAGTTAATAAAAATATAAATAATAATATAAATATCAATAAAATCGTTAATCAGAATACAAATCAAATAGTTAATAATAATAACGATAAAAATCAAACACCTGAAAATTTTGTAAAAAAATTTTATGATTATTATTTAGATCCGCATTATTCTGCTGGAATTAGTGGTTTTGATTTTGTCAAAAATAGTAATTATTTATCAGATTCTTTTTTAAAAAGAATAGAAGGCGACAAATTCAGACCATATTTATCTGCAATCTAACGGTCAACTTTGGCCGATTTCAAGCGAGCAAGTCTATGCTTATCTTGGCTTTAGTCATGACGACTGCAATTTTTTAGCGAATTGGGATTATCTGACCGAACTTGACGCATCCCAACGAGGCAATTATATAATCCGATCAGAAGTGATCGTGTCGCTTAGTAACCCGTCCGCAGGCAAGAATATTGCCTACAAAGTCGTTGAAAAGGTTGGACTGTATGTCTGTTCGTCAATGTATGTTGACCCAATAAAAATATATTTGTTCGGCGACGACAATAAATTTCACCATGTCGCCAGCGAACAAATATATTATAGACTAGGATACGCTGACGACTGGAGCGATGTCGTGGAAATTTCGCCAGACTTGTTTATGCTTTATGGCGAAGGATATGACATCAATAGCGTTGATGACGCCCTGTGGATAAGTTTGTCCTACGCGTCAATAGTCCCATTATCCTCAGGAGACTGGACTTATAGAGTTGGTCACGCATTTACTGACTCAATATATGGCAACGGCAATGACGCCACAATTACTTATCAAGGCCAGGAAGAGCCAACATCTCAAGCGATAAGCAATGGTTGGATTTATTATATCGCCTATTGCTATGACGGCTCGTGGTCTGATTTTGATATCAGATACTGGCAATTCAAACCGAGAATACAATATTTTATATATTCCTTTGTTTCTGGAGCTGAGTTCACACTCTATGGATCGCTTAAACCTGGCGACAGCCAAGCTGTTAAAGATATGGATAGTGTCGCAGCCAATGACAGCAGGTTTAAGTTTAAGGAATTATACAGTTTGGAAATTATCCAAGACTGGGGCCAGTACTGGACATTAAGAGCAATAGCTTATCAAATATCGTCTTCTTCTTATGCGTAGTTTAATCACGCAACCAGTGTATCTGATTTGTCTGTTCGTTATGTGTCATATAAAGATCCAGGCACTGGGCAATGGACAAATTGGCAAAGAGTTTATTAAAGAAGGAGGAAAAAATAATATAAAACAACCAAAACCGATGGCTGAAATAATAACCATCGGTCTTTTTTTAAAATTAAGAAGATTAATTTGAAATCAAATCCATCCTTTTCTTTTAAAACATCCAAACATTCCTAATATTCCAATAGTCATTATAACCATAATTATCCAAAATCCGCCTTCTGTTTCCACAAAAGGCATCCCTTTAATCGTGTTCATTCCAAATATAGCGGCAAGAAGCGTTAAAGGGAACATGATCACGGAAAAGATCGTTAAGGTTTTCATTATATCTCCCATTCTGTAGGAAAGCATTGAGTCATTTGTGTATTCTAAAGCTTCGACCATTTCTTTTTGATTTTCAATAGTATTCCAGATATCCACAGTGGATTGGATAAGATTACAGTAATCAGCAGTATGCTCTTTTTTAACATATTTATTATGGTTATTGCTTAATTTTTTTAAAAGATTTCTATGCGATTGCATTGTTCTTCTAAAATTAACAATATTATGTTTAATTATTAAAATATCATCAATGCTTTCTCGCTGGTTTCCTGAAAAGATTTTTTCTTCTACTTTTGAAATTTCTATATTTAGATAATCTAAAGTCGCAAAGCATTGATTAAGGGAGCGATCTAATATTTTATGGAGCAGAAAAATTGGATCCTTTCCTAAATAAAATTTTAAGCTAGCTTTGTCTTTCTTGCATAATTTAAAAAGCGAAACAAGCTCTTTTAAATTAGAATCATGAATAGTTATCAAATAATTTTTGCTAACAAAACAATCTATTTCTGAAACTATAATTTCTTGTTTTTCTTTGTCTAAAACAGGAAAACGTAGAATTATAAAAAGATATTTTGGATATTTTTCAATTTGCGTTCTTTGAGAATAAGTGTGCGCAAAAGAAGCGCTTAAATTTTTTAGATTAAAGTTAAAATTTTTTTTCAAATATTCTATTTCTTTCTTTTTGGCATTAGAAACATTTATCCAGCGCTGATTTTTTTTATCCTGAGTTTTATTTGTTAAAATTTCTATTGGCATATTTTTAAATTTAGTTATTAAGATGCGTGATTTTTATTATAAACATTTTATTATCAGCTAAAGCGTAGATCTTCTTTTCTTTTTCATCAATAATAAAATCATTTAGGTTATTAAATTTGTCAGAATAATATTGGATAATTAATTTTCCGTCTTTATCTATCACAGTAATTTTTTTGCCTCCAGCATCTAAAATATAAAGATATAAAGAGCTTGAATCAGTCCAGATTTTTTTAGGATCAGTTAATATTTTGTTAGCATTGCTAAAAGCAAAATTTTGTTTCTCTCCTTTAAATAGTTTAAAAATATCGCCGTCAGAATTTAACACAAAAATTGATCCGTCAATAGCCATACTGACGGCATTGTTCAGATCAATGCTTCCTTTCAGCCATTCTTTTCCAGTTGAAAAATTATCGCCAACAGGCGTGTGTTTTTGAATTTGATTATTTAAAATGTCCAAAGTATATAATTTATTGTTGTATGCTTCTACAGATGATATATCAACAGCGCTTTGCAAAAATTTAACATCTATTGGATGAAATTTATTATCCCTTTTTTGCAATTTTGAAAAACTGTTTTTTTGATGAAGAATAATAAAATTTTCATCAGTTTTTATAATTGATTTCGCGATTGGCAATGATAATTGCTGGCAGTCAATTTTTTCAACTGATTTATTTTGCAAATTAAGCTGGAAAATATCATTATCTTCTGTAATGGAATAAATTATATTGCCTTCTTTAATAATTTTTGTTGTTAATTTTTTGTTTAATTTTGAATAATCAGCTATTTTTTCTGGATCAGTTATTTCAAAGATTAATTTAGCTTCAAATTCCATTTTTTTTATTTCTTGTTCAATCTTTGATAATTTTTCTTTTTCTTTTTCTGATTCTTGAGGCAATTGTTTTATCAGATTTTCTAATGTTAATAAAATAGCTGTTGACTTGCTTTGGCTGTTGAACATTAAACTTGCTTCAAGATCATTTTTTTTGCTTTCAATTTGCGATAATAATTCCTGATACTCTTGTTCTTTCTCCTTTGTCACATTTTTTTGTTTTATATTGATTGTATTTTGCGCAAAAAGAACTGCAAAAATTATGGCTGCAATTAGCAATAATTTTCTAAAAGTTGACAATGATTTTAAATATTTTGGAAGCTTGAAAAGTTTTATAAAAATTTTTCCTGTTGCGACAAATTTTATCACAGAAAATAATTTTACAATCGGTAATGTTATTATACTGAATATTTTAGAAAAAGTTTGTTTTTTGTTAATAATTTCTTCTTTTTTAGCTTCAGACAAAACAGTAAAATCGTTTTTTGCTTCTCTTACTTCATATTTTTCTTCTCTAGGAGTTTCTTTACTTGCTGTTTCTTCTTTAATTATTTTCGGCGATTCTTCTTCTTTTTCTTCTTTTTCTTCTGAGATTTTTTCTTCAATCCTGTTTGTTTCTGGGATTATTGAAAAAGTTTCGTTGTTTTTTTCAGTTTTGATTGCTATTCCGCAGAAAATTTCTTTTTCATCAATTTCCATGAGAAGATTTTTGATTTCTAGCGCAATATTATTTGCATTGCTATTTTTAGCAATATTCATTATTTTATCAAGAGAAATATAGTCTAAAGTGTTTTCAGCGCAAAATATT
Coding sequences within it:
- a CDS encoding GAF domain-containing sensor histidine kinase: LMDIRVVIRQSTVIVSTLLSILIMFLAVMWLCDYLVDLNINYALLTIITLIFIITVSFFIPIKKFFERISNKYFFASLYNQEQILQNLIKEIPGVLDIKHLINLIVDETKNALQIERMGLLSTNLKNKKFVSLKLINYKKYEIFNLAKNKILIYYFVNNNIPVTLQKIKEAIDKEKNIKYKNKFLNIIKEMEENKIEIILPLISKKKLIGLLFLGNKIDNAFYSIQDINILKIIANQSAAALENALLYEETQSFNIKMRAEIKRATTGLRQANKELKKLDKVKSEFISIASHQLRTPITIIKGYISMLLEGDYGKINEKANSTLKQTYKSTEHMAKLVEDFLNISRIESGKIVFDFKKEKFDIIVNETADSFKEIAKTKNLKINTNIQKNLPAILVDKVKIKEVVSNLIDNAIKYTKQGNIIVDLKLVKNEDKKFLLLSITDNGMGIAEEDISNIFKKFIRGKKVSLVHTEGLGLGLYFSKKVIEAHHGKIWVESSGVEKGSVFYVKLLAKK
- a CDS encoding magnesium transporter CorA family protein, producing MPIEILTNKTQDKKNQRWINVSNAKKKEIEYLKKNFNFNLKNLSASFAHTYSQRTQIEKYPKYLFIILRFPVLDKEKQEIIVSEIDCFVSKNYLITIHDSNLKELVSLFKLCKKDKASLKFYLGKDPIFLLHKILDRSLNQCFATLDYLNIEISKVEEKIFSGNQRESIDDILIIKHNIVNFRRTMQSHRNLLKKLSNNHNKYVKKEHTADYCNLIQSTVDIWNTIENQKEMVEALEYTNDSMLSYRMGDIMKTLTIFSVIMFPLTLLAAIFGMNTIKGMPFVETEGGFWIIMVIMTIGILGMFGCFKRKGWI